From a single Glycine soja cultivar W05 chromosome 19, ASM419377v2, whole genome shotgun sequence genomic region:
- the LOC114399701 gene encoding polygalacturonase At1g48100-like isoform X1 codes for MKHSHILPLAFCIFFLTLVILVQARHHSHHTKHKHSHSHKSCKTPKPAPPPSPPHNENYNNASGILDVRKFGAIGDGETDDTGSFKMAWDSACQSESAVNVILVPQGFSFLIQSTIFTGPCQGVLVLKVDGTLMPPDGPESWPKNNSRHQWLVFYRINGMSLEGSGLIDGRGEKWWDLPCKPHKGPHGTTLPGPCDSPIAIRFFMSSNLTVQGLRIKNSPQFHFRFDGCKNVHIESIYITAPKLSPNTDGIHIENTNDMKIYNSVISNGDDCVSIGSGCNDVDIKNITCGPGHGISIGSLGNHNSRACVSNIMVRDSFIKVTDNGVRIKTWQGGSGSVSGVTFSNIHMVSVRNPIIIDQFYCLTKECTNKTSAVSVSNIIYTNIKGTYDIRSPPMRFACSDSVPCTNLTLSDIELLPSQGDIVHDPFCWNAYGDLETLTIPPVSCLLEGTPQSVLDYDITRC; via the exons ATGAAGCATTCTCACATTTTACCATTAGCATTCTGTATATTTTTCCTTACTTTAGTTATTCTCGTCCAAGCTAGGCATCATTCTCATCATACAAAACACAAACACTCACATTCTCATAAATCTTGTAAGACTCCAAAGCCTGCACCACCTCCTAGCCCTCCACATAATGAGAACTATAACAATGCCTCTGGCATTCTTGATGTACGAAAATTTGGAGCAATAGGAGATGGAGAAACAGATGATACAGGATCATTCAAGATGGCATGGGACAGTGCCTGCCAAAGTGAATCAGCAGTTAATGTTATCCTTGTACCACAAGGTTTCTCCTTTCTCATTCAGTCCACTATCTTCACTGGTCCTTGTCAAGGTGTCTTGGTATTGAAG GTTGATGGAACTCTTATGCCACCTGATGGACCTGAATCTTGGCCTAAGAACAACAGTAGGCATCAATGGCTGGTCTTTTATAGAATCAATGGAATGTCACTGGAAGGAAGTGGTTTAATAGATGGGAGAGGAGAAAAATGGTGGGACCTTCCCTGTAAGCCTCACAAG GGGCCTCATGGGACAACACTCCCAGGACCTTGTGATAGCCCAATT GCCATAAGGTTTTTCATGAGTTCCAACTTGACTGTGCAAGGACTTAGGATAAAGAACAGTCCCCAGTTCCATTTCAGATTTGATGGCTGCAAAAACGTCCATATAGAATCAATCTACATAACAGCTCCAAAACTAAGCCCCAACACTGATGGAATTCACATAGAAAATACCAAtgacatgaaaatatacaattCTGTTATTTCTAATG gTGATGACTGTGTATCCATTGGATCCGGCTGCAACGATGTCGATATTAAGAACATTACATGTGGACCTGGTCATGGAATTAG CATTGGTAGTCTGGGAAATCACAACTCTCGAGCCTGTGTTTCAAATATTATGGTGAGAGACTCCTTCATAAAAGTGACAGATAATGGGGTTAGGATCAAGACTTGGCAAGGTGGATCAGGATCAGTATCTGGAGTAACATTCAGCAATATCCACATGGTTAGTGTAAGAAATCCCATCATAATTGACCAGTTCTACTGCCTCACTAAGGAGTGCACCAACAAGACCTCCGCAGTATCTGTTTCAAATATCATTTACACAAACATAAAGGGCACTTATGATATAAGGAGTCCACCTATGCGTTTTGCTTGCAGTGACTCTGTCCCATGCACCAACTTAACACTCTCAGATATTGAGCTTCTTCCTTCTCAAGGAGATATTGTGCATGACCCCTTCTGTTGGAATGCTTATGGAGATTTGGAGACACTAACCATTCCACCGGTTTCTTGCTTGCTTGAGGGCACTCCTCAGTCAGTGTTAGACTATGACATAACTCGTTGCTGA
- the LOC114399701 gene encoding polygalacturonase At1g48100-like isoform X2 produces the protein MKHSHILPLAFCIFFLTLVILVQARHHSHHTKHKHSHSHKSCKTPKPAPPPSPPHNENYNNASGILDVRKFGAIGDGETDDTGSFKMAWDSACQSESAVNVILVPQGFSFLIQSTIFTGPCQGVLVLKVDGTLMPPDGPESWPKNNSRHQWLVFYRINGMSLEGSGLIDGRGEKWWDLPCKPHKAIRFFMSSNLTVQGLRIKNSPQFHFRFDGCKNVHIESIYITAPKLSPNTDGIHIENTNDMKIYNSVISNGDDCVSIGSGCNDVDIKNITCGPGHGISIGSLGNHNSRACVSNIMVRDSFIKVTDNGVRIKTWQGGSGSVSGVTFSNIHMVSVRNPIIIDQFYCLTKECTNKTSAVSVSNIIYTNIKGTYDIRSPPMRFACSDSVPCTNLTLSDIELLPSQGDIVHDPFCWNAYGDLETLTIPPVSCLLEGTPQSVLDYDITRC, from the exons ATGAAGCATTCTCACATTTTACCATTAGCATTCTGTATATTTTTCCTTACTTTAGTTATTCTCGTCCAAGCTAGGCATCATTCTCATCATACAAAACACAAACACTCACATTCTCATAAATCTTGTAAGACTCCAAAGCCTGCACCACCTCCTAGCCCTCCACATAATGAGAACTATAACAATGCCTCTGGCATTCTTGATGTACGAAAATTTGGAGCAATAGGAGATGGAGAAACAGATGATACAGGATCATTCAAGATGGCATGGGACAGTGCCTGCCAAAGTGAATCAGCAGTTAATGTTATCCTTGTACCACAAGGTTTCTCCTTTCTCATTCAGTCCACTATCTTCACTGGTCCTTGTCAAGGTGTCTTGGTATTGAAG GTTGATGGAACTCTTATGCCACCTGATGGACCTGAATCTTGGCCTAAGAACAACAGTAGGCATCAATGGCTGGTCTTTTATAGAATCAATGGAATGTCACTGGAAGGAAGTGGTTTAATAGATGGGAGAGGAGAAAAATGGTGGGACCTTCCCTGTAAGCCTCACAAG GCCATAAGGTTTTTCATGAGTTCCAACTTGACTGTGCAAGGACTTAGGATAAAGAACAGTCCCCAGTTCCATTTCAGATTTGATGGCTGCAAAAACGTCCATATAGAATCAATCTACATAACAGCTCCAAAACTAAGCCCCAACACTGATGGAATTCACATAGAAAATACCAAtgacatgaaaatatacaattCTGTTATTTCTAATG gTGATGACTGTGTATCCATTGGATCCGGCTGCAACGATGTCGATATTAAGAACATTACATGTGGACCTGGTCATGGAATTAG CATTGGTAGTCTGGGAAATCACAACTCTCGAGCCTGTGTTTCAAATATTATGGTGAGAGACTCCTTCATAAAAGTGACAGATAATGGGGTTAGGATCAAGACTTGGCAAGGTGGATCAGGATCAGTATCTGGAGTAACATTCAGCAATATCCACATGGTTAGTGTAAGAAATCCCATCATAATTGACCAGTTCTACTGCCTCACTAAGGAGTGCACCAACAAGACCTCCGCAGTATCTGTTTCAAATATCATTTACACAAACATAAAGGGCACTTATGATATAAGGAGTCCACCTATGCGTTTTGCTTGCAGTGACTCTGTCCCATGCACCAACTTAACACTCTCAGATATTGAGCTTCTTCCTTCTCAAGGAGATATTGTGCATGACCCCTTCTGTTGGAATGCTTATGGAGATTTGGAGACACTAACCATTCCACCGGTTTCTTGCTTGCTTGAGGGCACTCCTCAGTCAGTGTTAGACTATGACATAACTCGTTGCTGA